In Luteibaculum oceani, the following are encoded in one genomic region:
- a CDS encoding DUF4249 family protein, translated as MDKNILKLLCAITVLIASSCEKIIEIKADPIPPVLVINGMIQTSDSCLIHVFSTDSSYNEFRDWRPIDIKGANVFLENQSGEREQLQYTKQWGGYIGKPRNPGDQLKLIVSHTNYPTVYAETLVPRNPSSFNATNTITYEEEGSSFKEYRVDFDWTYNSRPRYILGEVQQKIKQRKGTWPLYDTITTYHNENLHTYDARVFAIVDPIEDLDGTRYLGNQAYIENVGNQDRVKISLYWDEYSSGEAEQEMYATISILSEEAYRFFTQAILQDYTKYNPFASAVNVQGNIENGYGIFYAVNKSRVKL; from the coding sequence ATGGACAAGAACATTCTAAAACTGCTTTGTGCAATTACCGTGTTAATTGCTTCAAGCTGCGAAAAAATAATAGAGATTAAAGCCGATCCCATCCCGCCCGTATTGGTAATTAATGGGATGATTCAGACCTCTGACAGCTGCCTTATTCATGTATTTAGTACAGATTCTAGTTACAATGAATTTAGAGATTGGAGACCTATAGACATTAAGGGAGCAAACGTTTTCCTTGAAAATCAATCTGGTGAACGCGAGCAACTTCAATACACTAAACAATGGGGTGGATATATAGGAAAACCGAGGAATCCAGGAGACCAATTAAAACTAATTGTATCCCACACTAACTACCCTACGGTATACGCTGAGACACTTGTTCCCAGAAACCCCAGTAGCTTTAACGCAACAAATACAATCACATACGAGGAAGAAGGCAGTAGTTTTAAAGAATATAGAGTTGATTTTGACTGGACCTACAACTCAAGACCTAGGTATATTTTAGGAGAGGTGCAACAAAAAATTAAACAAAGGAAAGGAACCTGGCCTTTGTACGATACGATCACAACATACCACAATGAAAATTTACACACCTATGATGCCAGGGTCTTTGCTATAGTAGACCCCATAGAAGACTTGGATGGTACTCGATATCTTGGGAACCAAGCCTATATAGAAAATGTAGGAAATCAAGATCGCGTGAAAATCTCTCTGTATTGGGATGAATACTCAAGTGGCGAAGCAGAACAGGAAATGTATGCTACAATAAGTATATTATCGGAAGAGGCATACCGATTCTTTACTCAAGCGATTTTACAAGATTACACCAAGTACAACCCCTTTGCCAGTGCCGTAAATGTTCAGGGAAACATAGAAAATGGATATGGTATTTTTTATGCCGTAAATAAATCTCGAGTAAAACTATAA
- a CDS encoding sensor histidine kinase → MVANLKSTNSYQETIKIQQQLLNIFIAACMLVNSFVLLISLFGFENSPGPSIFTLSFILAAFALYLNNSGHRNQNLAKHYFLILCNLALIGFVLAFGQEAMFQIYFLAISQLGIVLFKGSSISAHFYVALSFGSWLFSAVITQNIAPQVEVSNEYISRFNYLNLVLVFALLVMIMGFTKRLTLGYIREIKDKNRELSEQLDREKQLVSQNKNLDEFSAIVTHDLKAPLSNLEYLFQRLKNKMPPEFKTGEEELLKHISGCMGKMKNLIFTVLNYSKGEHENVSFSKYKLADALFDVDLLLKGKGNLNIDLSTAPSHIYGNKFQLEQVLLNLVDNALKHSSSNKRKVFISATELQTDSVLFRISDHGKPMDPLIAKDIFNFFRGFSKNKKHHFGIGLSIVRKLVIQNGGKFGMESNSSVGNTFWFTWPTEQKTNVDQLIHLN, encoded by the coding sequence ATGGTCGCGAATCTAAAATCGACAAATTCGTATCAGGAAACAATAAAAATCCAACAGCAACTGCTTAACATTTTCATTGCTGCATGTATGTTAGTGAATAGTTTTGTGCTGCTTATTAGTTTGTTTGGATTCGAAAATTCACCTGGTCCATCGATCTTTACCTTATCCTTTATTTTGGCGGCATTTGCACTCTATTTAAACAACAGTGGGCATCGAAATCAAAACCTAGCCAAACATTACTTTTTAATTTTATGTAACCTCGCTTTGATTGGCTTTGTTTTAGCCTTTGGTCAGGAGGCTATGTTTCAAATCTATTTCTTAGCCATAAGCCAATTGGGGATTGTTTTGTTCAAAGGGAGTAGCATTTCAGCCCATTTTTACGTGGCGCTTTCTTTTGGTTCTTGGCTCTTCTCTGCAGTGATTACTCAAAATATAGCCCCACAGGTAGAGGTTTCGAACGAATATATATCGCGGTTTAATTATCTTAATTTAGTATTAGTCTTTGCATTATTGGTAATGATAATGGGCTTTACCAAACGCCTAACCTTAGGGTATATCAGAGAAATAAAAGATAAAAACCGAGAGCTTTCAGAGCAGTTAGACAGGGAAAAACAGCTGGTCAGTCAAAACAAAAATTTGGATGAATTTTCTGCTATTGTCACCCATGATTTAAAGGCACCACTGAGTAATCTTGAATATCTTTTTCAAAGATTAAAGAATAAAATGCCTCCTGAATTTAAAACAGGTGAGGAAGAATTGCTCAAACACATAAGCGGCTGTATGGGTAAAATGAAGAACTTAATATTTACTGTACTTAATTACTCTAAAGGAGAGCACGAAAACGTAAGTTTCTCTAAATACAAACTTGCAGATGCCCTTTTTGATGTTGACCTGTTACTTAAGGGAAAAGGAAATTTGAATATTGATCTTTCAACTGCTCCCAGCCATATATATGGCAACAAATTTCAATTAGAGCAGGTGCTTTTAAATTTGGTAGATAACGCCCTTAAGCACAGCTCCTCAAACAAAAGAAAGGTATTTATAAGTGCCACCGAATTGCAGACAGATTCTGTTTTATTTAGGATTTCAGATCATGGTAAACCAATGGATCCGCTTATCGCGAAGGACATTTTCAATTTTTTTCGAGGGTTCAGCAAAAACAAAAAGCATCATTTTGGAATAGGGCTTTCTATAGTAAGGAAATTGGTCATTCAAAATGGCGGGAAGTTTGGTATGGAATCTAACTCATCGGTCGGAAATACATTTTGGTTTACATGGCCTACTGAACAAAAGACCAACGTAGATCAACTAATACACTTAAACTAG
- a CDS encoding sensor histidine kinase, with product MTLKDLIPKIEFNRDYKSSSDRINSFLLSVITGTCILINGVVLLFTFYSDTASIIQAAFTCTLAGMILSFLYNQGKASQRIFGKNFFIVLCNLSLVVINLLFEIEAGFLFYYLAIAPLSVVLFKPGKKVSYFYSALTVASLVFSLILYSFIPPISSIRPEILYIFQWINPIFSTSLLIIITFNSSRIKSEIISDIERKNKLLTESIERELYLKLQFKSLDEFASIVAHDLKAPLSNLKYLVDRFKSSIQNQETNKLEGLNNTLESCVNNAQSLIESILHYSKANLKNGKLEHFKLVDLFLELENTFKTKGKINFDSSTAPSTIFGNKFQIEQVLLNLIDNAFHHAKYGNTIKITVKELNQGSLVFKVTDFAIGSNIETTKEDDSFEFTPTPPSGSHLGIGLSIVRKLVFQNGGEFGMETTSSIGNIYWFSWPKNQKLTVEKLVFLN from the coding sequence ATGACGCTAAAGGACCTCATACCCAAAATTGAATTCAACAGGGACTATAAATCTAGCTCCGATAGAATAAATTCGTTTCTGCTTTCGGTAATAACTGGCACCTGTATTTTAATCAATGGGGTCGTCCTTCTTTTTACCTTTTATAGTGATACAGCTTCCATAATCCAAGCTGCTTTTACTTGCACCTTGGCTGGAATGATTCTATCCTTTTTATACAATCAGGGTAAAGCTTCCCAACGGATATTTGGGAAAAATTTCTTCATCGTTTTATGCAACTTATCCTTGGTAGTTATCAACCTGTTATTTGAAATAGAAGCAGGTTTCTTATTTTACTACTTAGCCATTGCCCCATTGTCGGTTGTCTTATTTAAACCGGGAAAAAAGGTTAGTTACTTTTATAGTGCTTTAACTGTGGCTTCCCTCGTATTTTCTCTAATCCTATATAGCTTTATTCCTCCCATTAGTTCGATACGTCCAGAAATTCTATACATCTTTCAATGGATCAACCCAATTTTCTCTACTTCCCTTCTTATTATTATCACCTTTAACAGTTCCCGTATTAAGTCGGAAATAATTTCAGATATAGAACGCAAAAACAAATTACTTACTGAGAGCATAGAAAGAGAGTTGTATTTAAAACTACAATTCAAATCACTAGATGAATTTGCCTCTATTGTGGCTCATGATTTAAAAGCACCATTGAGTAACCTCAAGTACCTAGTAGATCGATTTAAAAGTAGCATCCAAAATCAAGAGACTAACAAACTAGAGGGGCTAAACAACACTTTAGAAAGCTGCGTAAATAACGCCCAATCACTAATTGAAAGCATTCTTCATTATTCTAAAGCCAACCTGAAAAATGGCAAACTTGAACATTTTAAGTTAGTCGATTTATTTCTTGAGTTAGAAAATACGTTTAAAACAAAAGGCAAAATAAATTTCGATTCCAGCACGGCACCTAGCACAATTTTTGGGAATAAATTCCAAATCGAACAGGTATTACTAAACCTTATTGATAACGCCTTTCATCACGCTAAGTATGGAAATACAATAAAAATAACAGTAAAGGAATTAAATCAAGGTAGCTTGGTTTTTAAGGTTACCGACTTTGCAATTGGCAGCAATATTGAAACAACAAAGGAGGATGATAGCTTTGAATTTACACCAACTCCTCCCTCGGGTAGTCACCTAGGAATAGGACTCAGTATAGTTCGTAAACTCGTATTTCAAAACGGTGGAGAATTTGGTATGGAGACCACTTCATCAATTGGAAACATTTATTGGTTTTCTTGGCCTAAAAATCAAAAGCTAACGGTGGAAAAATTAGTGTTTTTAAATTGA
- a CDS encoding GAF domain-containing sensor histidine kinase — MKAGLILESPFPYPESNLEPLDILETTAENEYDEITRLASKLFGTPISIISLIDGRRLWFKSKVGIRVTELPLEYSLCKTTMKTKSRVFVVCDASKDENLASHPLVSGPPYLKFYAGAALIDKEKNKLGTICVIDNQAREVNYEDVKCLQILSKKVVELIERRKKEKLLKEELRKVENFAKTMERFALSTAHDLRSPLQNMISISQFLVNNGVKLEPEKQMEFLSHIYLNSKNLLEYINDLLDANTGISGGIKNESKALSILKLEHQLHNLYGAFQKVQIKVKADIEIMHLRVLPFTQIINNLVSNSIKHSCKKNELSVINLSIKSFTDKYELHIEDNGIGFKNTHKLNSTTDYEINSGSKKLGLRIVNFWLSELNANIEFYNHRNGSGVLLVVPRIVP; from the coding sequence ATGAAAGCAGGATTAATTTTAGAATCCCCTTTCCCCTATCCCGAAAGCAATCTAGAACCCCTTGATATTCTCGAGACTACCGCCGAAAATGAATACGATGAAATCACCCGTTTGGCGTCAAAGTTATTTGGAACGCCGATTTCCATTATTAGTTTAATTGACGGTAGAAGACTCTGGTTTAAATCCAAAGTAGGCATCCGGGTAACCGAACTTCCATTGGAATACTCATTGTGTAAAACAACAATGAAGACTAAATCAAGAGTTTTTGTTGTTTGCGACGCTAGTAAAGACGAAAATTTAGCTTCTCATCCACTGGTTTCAGGTCCGCCTTATTTGAAGTTTTACGCCGGAGCAGCCTTAATCGACAAGGAAAAAAATAAACTGGGCACCATTTGTGTTATTGACAATCAGGCAAGAGAAGTTAATTATGAAGATGTAAAATGCTTGCAGATTTTATCCAAAAAAGTTGTGGAGCTTATTGAGCGCAGAAAAAAAGAAAAGCTCTTAAAAGAGGAGCTACGAAAAGTGGAGAATTTTGCAAAAACCATGGAACGATTTGCTCTTTCCACAGCACACGATTTAAGATCACCCTTACAAAACATGATTTCAATTTCTCAGTTTCTAGTTAACAACGGAGTTAAATTAGAACCAGAAAAGCAAATGGAGTTTTTGAGTCATATTTACCTCAACAGTAAAAACCTTTTGGAGTACATAAATGACTTACTAGACGCAAATACAGGTATTTCCGGTGGAATCAAAAACGAGTCAAAGGCCTTATCCATTCTAAAATTAGAGCATCAATTGCACAATCTGTATGGTGCCTTTCAGAAAGTACAAATAAAAGTTAAGGCCGACATAGAGATTATGCACCTGCGTGTTTTACCTTTTACTCAGATTATAAATAACCTTGTATCCAACTCCATTAAACACAGCTGCAAAAAAAATGAACTAAGTGTTATAAATCTGTCCATTAAGAGTTTTACCGATAAATATGAATTACACATCGAGGATAATGGTATTGGATTTAAGAATACACATAAATTGAATAGCACAACAGATTATGAAATAAACTCGGGAAGCAAAAAATTGGGATTAAGAATCGTAAACTTTTGGCTAAGTGAGTTAAATGCAAATATTGAATTTTACAACCATAGAAATGGCTCGGGAGTTTTACTGGTAGTACCCAGGATTGTCCCCTAA
- a CDS encoding sensor histidine kinase, whose protein sequence is MNQASPPVLKAEMDRLNTIAAYNILDTLEEEDYDNITKIASAICEAPISLITIVDEKRQWFKAKVGIPVRETPIEYSICARAIESGKDFYVLNNVEEHPDLNAFYNEINQLGFKYYAGVPLVSEKGIPFGTLCVIDKKTRELTENQIAALRVLSKQVLNMLESRRQTIAHEKTISDLTLQNEALEKFAMLAAHDIKSPLANIVTLSELLLSDAHIEKDENTSGLTGMIKSASHQLFNYIQGLIEYSTSGNTIDQDLHVFHLNDIKMHLKSIYKTYQDAEVDFDFPEDRKITSIRVVIEQILINLITNSIKYCDKPQAKIQVSFEEDEKTMFFIVSDNGPGFPDNLKELSGLFTTGTRQDRYGKQGNGIGLATVKKLAEGLKGNLLLVKTSPEGSVIRVNIPKSFL, encoded by the coding sequence ATGAACCAAGCTTCTCCCCCTGTTCTCAAAGCCGAGATGGATAGATTAAATACCATAGCAGCCTACAATATCCTTGATACACTTGAGGAAGAGGATTACGATAACATAACAAAAATCGCCTCTGCTATTTGCGAAGCCCCCATCTCATTAATAACTATTGTTGATGAAAAAAGGCAATGGTTCAAGGCTAAAGTGGGAATTCCAGTTCGGGAAACTCCAATTGAATATTCAATTTGCGCACGTGCAATCGAAAGTGGAAAAGATTTTTATGTATTAAACAACGTTGAGGAACACCCAGATTTGAATGCTTTTTACAACGAGATTAACCAATTAGGCTTCAAGTATTACGCAGGAGTTCCACTCGTGAGTGAAAAAGGCATTCCTTTTGGTACGCTTTGCGTTATAGACAAGAAAACCAGAGAACTCACCGAAAATCAGATAGCAGCACTGAGAGTCCTTTCAAAGCAAGTACTAAATATGCTTGAAAGTAGAAGGCAAACTATCGCCCATGAGAAAACGATCTCAGATTTAACCCTTCAGAATGAGGCCCTTGAAAAATTTGCCATGCTTGCAGCCCATGACATAAAGTCTCCCTTGGCCAATATTGTTACCCTATCTGAGCTTTTGCTGTCCGACGCTCATATAGAAAAGGACGAAAACACAAGTGGATTAACTGGAATGATAAAATCTGCTTCGCACCAACTTTTTAATTACATCCAAGGTCTGATAGAATACAGCACTAGTGGTAACACTATTGATCAAGATCTGCATGTCTTTCACCTGAACGACATAAAAATGCACCTGAAATCCATTTATAAAACCTACCAAGACGCAGAGGTCGATTTCGATTTCCCTGAGGATAGAAAAATCACAAGTATTCGTGTGGTGATAGAGCAAATTCTAATTAACCTCATCACCAATTCAATTAAGTATTGCGATAAACCACAAGCAAAAATCCAAGTATCTTTCGAAGAGGATGAAAAAACCATGTTCTTTATTGTAAGTGACAATGGCCCCGGATTCCCAGATAATCTAAAGGAGTTAAGCGGACTTTTTACCACAGGTACTCGACAAGACCGCTACGGAAAACAAGGAAATGGTATTGGACTTGCCACGGTGAAAAAGTTGGCAGAGGGTCTTAAGGGAAATCTACTTTTAGTTAAAACCTCACCTGAAGGAAGTGTTATTCGAGTAAACATTCCGAAGTCCTTTTTATGA
- a CDS encoding DNA alkylation repair protein: MQVTTILEELKSLGTEDRILFSHRNFPSSMEFYGVTMPDLRLAYKALRNELKLLSENQKLALAQELVASKNFEGQIFVYVWLDSDKKWNKSLKEEEIISLSGCQDNWVSVDYFGSIVTGPALREERIEISTLGSWINHENVWYRRLALTSAIGYMRGIKYFKISPSEFVLPICKTLVDDHHKMIYQAVSWVLRSLVKFDRNEVDYFLEANSNKLHPRIIREVNTKLETGLKNG, translated from the coding sequence ATGCAGGTTACCACCATTTTAGAGGAGTTAAAATCCTTAGGAACTGAAGATCGAATTTTATTCAGCCATAGAAACTTTCCTTCCTCAATGGAATTTTATGGTGTTACCATGCCAGATTTAAGATTGGCATATAAAGCATTGCGAAATGAATTAAAACTCCTTTCAGAAAATCAAAAATTAGCATTGGCTCAGGAACTGGTAGCAAGTAAAAATTTCGAGGGGCAAATATTTGTTTATGTATGGCTGGATAGTGATAAAAAATGGAATAAATCACTAAAGGAAGAAGAAATCATCTCCCTTAGTGGATGCCAGGATAACTGGGTATCGGTGGATTACTTTGGAAGTATAGTAACTGGTCCTGCTCTAAGAGAGGAAAGAATAGAAATCAGCACACTAGGCAGTTGGATAAACCATGAAAATGTGTGGTACCGCAGACTTGCTTTAACCAGTGCCATCGGATACATGCGTGGCATCAAATATTTTAAAATCTCCCCTTCAGAATTTGTATTACCAATTTGCAAAACTTTGGTAGACGACCACCACAAAATGATATACCAGGCGGTATCTTGGGTACTCAGATCCCTCGTTAAATTTGACAGAAACGAAGTGGATTATTTCCTTGAAGCAAATAGTAACAAACTACACCCAAGGATAATTAGGGAGGTAAACACCAAATTGGAAACGGGTCTTAAAAACGGATAG
- a CDS encoding UDP-N-acetylmuramate--L-alanine ligase: MRAFNRVHIIAIGGAVMHNMAIALKNKGIKVSGSDDAIFDPSKSRLADHNLLPEKMGWNADRITENIDAVILGMHARPDNPELAKANGLQLPIYSFPEFMFQQSRLCKRLIVAGSHGKTSITGMLLHAYKKLNKPFNYLVGSKLEGFDCMVGFDSKADVAIFEGDEYLSSPLDNRSKFLHYKPHAAIITGLAWDHINVFPTYQSYLATFERLIRDIEPGGALIYFEGDMELKKLVEKRLNPNIRYIPYGPSLAKSSSRGVTLVNKSFKNLELPFFGNHNLANAEGARLLLNEIEILGSYFYNALHDFKGAARRLQLIYQDEDKNIYYDFAHAPSKVKATVKAVRDNFKDRKFIAALELHTFSSLDKRFLPQYKGAMDDVDAGVVFFDPKVLEHKKLPPISIADVKKAFGNQDLLVTNDKSEVMTFLDKADTERNSVQLLMSSGNLFHDRVEAIRF, encoded by the coding sequence ATGAGAGCATTTAATAGGGTACATATAATCGCCATTGGAGGTGCAGTAATGCACAATATGGCAATTGCATTAAAGAATAAGGGTATTAAAGTGTCAGGTTCAGACGACGCTATTTTTGATCCGTCAAAATCCCGCCTTGCAGATCATAATTTACTACCTGAGAAGATGGGCTGGAATGCAGATAGAATTACCGAAAATATTGATGCAGTTATTTTGGGGATGCACGCTAGGCCAGACAATCCAGAACTGGCGAAAGCTAACGGGTTACAACTGCCTATTTATTCTTTTCCCGAATTCATGTTCCAACAGAGTAGGCTTTGCAAGCGTTTAATTGTGGCTGGTAGCCATGGGAAAACATCTATTACAGGAATGCTTTTACATGCCTATAAAAAATTGAATAAACCGTTTAATTACCTGGTAGGATCAAAGTTAGAGGGGTTCGATTGTATGGTTGGATTCGATTCTAAAGCCGATGTGGCCATTTTTGAGGGAGACGAATATCTTAGTTCTCCGTTGGATAATAGATCGAAGTTTTTACACTACAAGCCTCATGCTGCAATAATAACAGGTTTGGCTTGGGACCATATTAATGTATTTCCAACCTACCAAAGCTACCTCGCAACCTTTGAAAGATTAATTCGGGATATTGAGCCGGGAGGAGCTCTGATATATTTCGAAGGGGATATGGAGCTAAAAAAACTGGTAGAAAAAAGACTTAACCCTAATATCCGTTATATTCCATACGGTCCATCCCTTGCCAAATCCTCAAGCCGTGGCGTAACCTTAGTAAACAAAAGTTTTAAAAATTTAGAATTACCGTTTTTTGGTAACCACAATTTGGCTAATGCCGAGGGAGCTAGGTTGTTATTAAATGAAATAGAAATTTTAGGATCTTACTTTTATAATGCACTCCACGATTTTAAGGGCGCAGCGAGAAGACTTCAGTTGATTTATCAAGACGAGGATAAAAACATTTATTACGACTTTGCACATGCTCCTTCTAAAGTAAAGGCAACTGTAAAGGCCGTGCGCGATAATTTTAAGGATAGAAAGTTTATTGCCGCATTAGAACTACATACTTTTTCATCTTTGGACAAACGCTTTCTCCCTCAATATAAAGGAGCAATGGACGATGTTGATGCCGGAGTGGTATTCTTCGATCCCAAGGTGTTGGAGCATAAAAAGCTTCCACCTATCTCTATTGCAGATGTTAAAAAGGCTTTTGGAAATCAAGATTTATTGGTGACCAACGATAAATCCGAGGTGATGACTTTTTTAGATAAAGCTGATACGGAGCGCAATAGCGTTCAACTATTAATGAGCAGTGGTAATTTATTTCACGATAGGGTAGAGGCTATCCGTTTTTAA
- a CDS encoding MBL fold metallo-hydrolase: MNLHVIDTGFFKLDGGAMFGVVPKSLWNKRHPADENNMCTWAMRCLLIEDGDKLVLIDTGMGDKQSEKFFSFYYLQDTITLEQSLAKKGFHPDDITDVVLTHLHFDHCGGAVSLNASKGNFYPTFKNATYWSNSHHWEWAMYPNAREKASFLKDNFECLESSGQLKHLDVSDWIGNGPFPWMNILFVNGHTDKQMIPIIKYKEKQIVFTADLLPSIHHIPVAWVMAYDTRPLITLEERQRFLPEAVSNEYYLFLEHDAHHEMCTLKDSEKGVVLDKTLSLDEL; this comes from the coding sequence ATGAATTTACATGTAATAGATACTGGATTTTTCAAATTGGATGGAGGAGCCATGTTTGGAGTGGTTCCTAAAAGCCTGTGGAATAAACGGCATCCGGCCGATGAGAATAACATGTGCACTTGGGCGATGCGCTGCCTTTTAATTGAGGATGGCGACAAACTAGTTCTTATCGATACAGGAATGGGAGACAAACAAAGTGAGAAGTTTTTTTCCTTTTACTACCTCCAGGACACTATTACCTTGGAGCAGTCCTTAGCAAAGAAAGGTTTTCATCCAGACGATATAACTGATGTTGTATTAACCCATTTGCATTTCGATCATTGTGGAGGGGCAGTTAGTTTAAATGCCTCCAAAGGGAACTTTTACCCCACATTTAAAAATGCTACCTATTGGTCAAATTCGCATCATTGGGAATGGGCCATGTACCCAAATGCTAGGGAAAAAGCCAGTTTTTTAAAGGATAACTTCGAATGTCTTGAAAGCTCAGGCCAATTAAAACACTTGGATGTTAGTGACTGGATTGGCAACGGTCCTTTCCCATGGATGAACATTTTATTTGTAAATGGCCATACTGATAAACAAATGATTCCGATTATTAAATACAAGGAAAAACAAATTGTATTTACCGCCGACCTACTACCATCTATACACCATATTCCGGTAGCTTGGGTTATGGCATATGATACTCGCCCCTTAATTACTTTGGAAGAAAGGCAAAGATTTTTACCCGAAGCGGTTAGTAATGAGTATTATCTGTTTCTAGAGCACGATGCACATCACGAAATGTGCACCCTAAAAGACTCGGAAAAGGGAGTGGTTTTAGATAAAACCCTTTCCCTAGATGAACTATAA
- a CDS encoding cold-shock protein — translation MNKGTVKFFNESKGYGFIKEDASEKEYFVHISGLIDEIREGDAVEFELKEGRKGLNAISVKVI, via the coding sequence ATGAATAAGGGTACAGTAAAATTTTTCAATGAGTCTAAAGGATATGGATTCATTAAAGAAGATGCTTCTGAAAAGGAGTATTTCGTTCACATCTCAGGTCTAATCGACGAAATTAGAGAAGGAGATGCAGTAGAATTCGAATTAAAAGAAGGTCGTAAAGGTCTTAATGCTATAAGTGTTAAAGTGATTTAG